CAACCACTTTCTTCTCGGACCTTTATTCTGCCGTAACGCAAAAAAATTCTTCATCATATTCGGTAAGAAAATAATCAAACCCGATACCAGAGCAACCGCATAAAGCAAAGCGACCACCCCCATAATCCAACGGTTTTCATCGGTATCGAACGGTAAACCGACCACCCGATGCAACACGTCGATCAATTCCGCCACCTGCGTCGGGTGGGCTTCCTGAACAATCGGTTTTCCATCTGCTTCGACTGTCGCGATAAAGTGCCGGTACGCCAACTGATTGTGATCATCGGCTCCCTCTCCCGGAACTTCAAAGCTCACTCTCCCCGGCAGACTCTCAGATGGAATCAAATGCACCCTGAGATCTTTTGCCGCTTTCGGCTCCGTTTCCAGCGCATAGGCAATTACCGCATTCACGTCCTTCAGAGGAACCGCCTCAACACCGGGACCCGGTGCGGAAGCCCACTGGGAAATCGGTTCTTTGAAAATCGTCAAAGCGCCGGCATAAAATGCGATAAACAAGGCCAAACCGGCAAGAATCCCTGTCCAGGTATGGATACTTTTATAGACGCGAAGAACATCGGTATTCATAGATTAGTCGCTCTCGAAAATCAAATCAGCTTCAGATAAAAATAGACTCCCAATACCAGCAGATTCAGCGCGCCCAGCCAAAGCCAGGCTCGAAGACCGCTGCGGAAGAGAAATACACTGCTTAGAACCGCCAGCCAGACCGGAGTCACAATCCACATGGCTAATTGCGCCTTAATACTCAGAAGTATGTTGTTATCCAGAGCCATAAAAACACCACTCAATCCCAAGCCAAGTGCAAACCCCAGAAACAGACCTGCCAGAGACTTTGCCAGCCAGTCACGTCGGAAAACGGTGCGATCACTCATAAAATCTCCCCACTTTGCTCCGGGAAAACAGGGCACCTGTATACGGCAATAAAATCAAAACCGCCATGCTCCAAATCATAAAGGTGAAGACAGCGGCTACCGCCTGCATACTGAGCAACAGGGAAACCAGACCACCCAGCAGAAACACCCACCCAAAAATTCTGAACGTGACTGAAAGCGGCGATCTCAAGAACGCTTGATGTCTGGAAGTCAAATAAATCAAACAGCACCCCACAGCGACCAGCAGCATTCCAATTCCCATGTTTCCCTTCTCCGACACTTAAAAAAGCAACCGCCGGCCTGCCGGCGAATGGCCACATTTTAGAAACAAATTCAAAATAAAACAACTAATAAGCATTATCACCTTTCATTGTTATTGCATTTAATAATAATTATTATTTAGAATGTAGCGCTGAATGTCGCTGCACTTTTTACCCCGCGTTTAAAACGTTTAAAAAGCCGGCGGCAATGAAAATAAAACAATTACGAAATTATTGTGGGTATTACAGACATGAAATCACCAGACTCTCCTCTGCAGATTAAAGCAATTCTTTTACAGGCCGGCCTTATTGCCACTCTGCCGGCATTGGCGCCTCTCGCACACGCCGAAGAAACGACCCGGCTTGAAGGTGTCCAGGTACTCGGCGAAAAAATGCAACGTACCGAACAGGAAACCATTACAGGTAACACGGTAATGACCGACCAGGACATCGAAAAGAAAAATGCCAAAACACTTCTGGAAATCGTTCAACAAACGCCAAACGTCACCGTTGGGGGATTTGGTGGGATTGCCAATATTCGCGGCGCTGACGGCAATGGCGGAGGAAAATCCTCTCTGGCCTGGCGCGGTGCCACAAGAGCCCGAACCAGCACCGTTGTCGACGGCGTTAATCAAATCTGGACCGGCGGAAACATGTTGAACAACGACCTGTGGGATGTTGAACAAGTCGAAGTTTTGCGCGGTCCGCAATCCACCGTTCAAGGACGTTCGGCGGCAGGCGGCGCCATAGTGATGAAAACCAAAGACCCCAGTTTCGAACAGGAAGCTGCCGTCAGACTGGGTGCGCAGCAGGCAAACGGAAAAGCCATGCGCCAGATCGCCGGGATGGTATCGGGCCCGGTCAATGACGCTCTGGCCTATCGCCTCAGCGGAAACTTTACACAAGGCGATCACTTCATCAAGCACATCGACGATGACCCGGCCTACGACTATAACCGCGATCCCGACGAGCTGGAACAACAGGACATCAAAGCCAAACTTCTATGGCTGCCGGAAGAAATTCCCGAATTGGCCGTGCGCTTCGACTACCAGCACCAAAGCCAGAAAGGCCCCTATATTAATCAGGTCGAACTGGGAGACGATGGAGATTATAAAGCACCTATGAGCGTGGTGAATCATCGCATCGGCAACACAACACTCGACAGTTTTGCCACTAAACTGGACTACGAACTGGACGACCGCAGATCCATCAACTTCATCGCATCCTACAGCAATTTCGATAGCGGTTATTACCACAACCAGAGTGCCAGCTCCTTCAAAATGGATTCCTGGGATCAGAACAATATCTCGCTGGAAGGCCGCCTGAATTACCGATCCCTGGATGGCAACTTCAAAGGCATGCTTGGAACCTCCTACATTGAAGACGACCGCAAGCTCTACATCTACCGCGTCGCCAGCGGCGCAGCATTGTTTGACGGCACCACTAACAATCAGACGCTATCACTATTCGGCGAAGGTGAATACGCAGTTACCGACAAAACCGACTTTATTTTCGGTGGGCGGATCGAAAAAGAGAGACAGGATCGAAGCCTGTCCTCCACCGCCGCGTCATCGCGTAAAGAAATGGATGAAACCTTTCTGTTGCCGAAAATCGGAGCGCGTTACACCATTGATCAAGACCACACCCTGGGTGTCGACTTACGCAAAGGCTACACCCCCGGCGGCATCGGTATGGACGTCGATTCCAGTAATATCTACGAATACGAAACCGAATATGTCACCGCATTGGAGCTGAGTTCGAAAAACCGTTTCTGGGAGCAGCGCGCGACTTTGAACCTCAATCTGTTCTATAACCGTTACGAAGATTATCAGGCCGCCGTAGGACGCGCACTTGACAATGTCGATCTGGCGACAACCTACGGTCTGGAGCTGGAAAGCAGAATCCAACTGAGCAGAAAAACCGAACTCTATGCAAATGCCAGCCTGCTTCGAACCAAAGTCGACGAATTCAAAGACAACACCGCCTGGGAAGGCAATGAATTACCTTTCTCGGCAGACAAAACCATTGGCTTCGGTATTAACCACGCCTTCAGCGGCCACTTCAATGCCGGAGCCAATGTCAAATACGTTGGCGAATACTATGTCGATCTGGACAATACCTCCGGTGCTGCGACCGGACAGGATAAAGCCGGAGACTACACGTTGGTCAATATCAATGCCGCCTACCAGATCGGTAAGTCCACCACGCTTAAAGGCTATGTCAGCAACCTGTTCGACGAATATGCGGTCAACTATTACTTTGTCGGCACCAACACTCAAGACGTATTGCCGCCAAGAACCCTTGGACTTACTCTTGACCACAAATTTTAAAACCTGATCCCATCAGCCAACCTGGGAAGTTGACCGGGAAAAATCAGAAGGGCGTTTAAAATCGCCCTTCATCAAAAACCCGACTTGATTGCCGATCTAATCCGGAGGCGTTCTCCCGCCCTGCTCCCCCCGTTCCCGCACCCGACAACAATCGCTTGCATTCTCAAACATAAATGATATTATTTCTCATTTAAAACTCTTAATCCTATCGACCGGTTCCCCGAAATGAAACACCTGACACTGACAGATACGGATCTGCAGGAATTGTTTCTTGCCGATTTAGCCTGCGACTGCAACCTGATAGACCAGTCTTTCTGTCGAATGAAAATGCATTCCGAAAAAATAGACGATCGCATTTTCTACATGCACAGTCAGATCCGCACTCGGCAAGCATTACGCATAAAGATGCATTCCGACTTTTTCTCGGGCTTCCTTGGGATTCACTTTCACCTGAACGGTACCTCGATTAATTACCTTGAAGGTTGGTCCACTCCACTGCCGGCGACCGGTCAACAAATCGTTATAAGCTATGCTCCCATCGCAGCTGGTTTCAGCGATTTTAATCCTCACTGCACTGTGACATCGAGTGGTATTTTTCTTGATTGCACTTTACTGCTGCAACTACTGGAAAACGACCCCCGCCCTCAGGTCAACCGTTTATTTGCCCCCATATTTGAACAACCCGACCAAGCCTACACCCTCGTTACCACCATGACACCATCCATCCTTCAACTGGTCTCGGAACTGCAAAATCAAAGCCGCATCGGCCTCTTTAACGGCTTCTCCCGCCGGGGAAAAATGTATGAATTGCTCCAACAGGTCGTCGAACAGGTCATTAAAGAAAAATGTTCCGCATCATCGGAAATCAAACTCGGTATTAACGATGTCATGAAGCTGGAACAGGTCAAACAACTCCTGAAAAACGACATCCAATCTCCTCCCAGCCTCACACAGCTTGCCAAACTCGTTGGCCTGAACGAATTCAAGCTGAAACGCGGTTTCAAACAACTCAACCAGCAAACCGTATTCGAATATCTGCACCAGCTCAGAATGCAACACGCGGCTTCATTATTATGCAAGACACACCAACCGGTCGTCGAAATCGCCCAGCAAAGCGGCTACTGCAATCACGGCCACTTTTCGAGCGCTTTCCGTCAATTTTATGGAAAAGCCCCTACCGCTTTTCGCAAAACCTGCCACTGAACCGGTACAACGATTAAAAAATCAATGCAATTTTCGTCATAGGGATAAATCAGGGCATTTTTTATCCCTTTTTGAGCAGACACAACAAATGATAATCAATATCATTAGCAGTCTTATTACCACGTACACAAAGGTTCAACCTTCAGATGAATTTTTCTGCTCGCCCCAAATTACTACCACTGCTGATATGGTCTCTCTCCTCGCCGGCGTTTGCCCAGGCGGACGAAAAAAATTCGCAGACCGAACTGCAAGGCGTAACCGTTACCGCCAATAAAATCGAAGAAAACATTCAAGATGTACCGCAAAGTATCACGGTTATCGACCAATACGAACTGGAAGAAAAAGGCATCCGCTCCGTTCCGGATGTCATTCGGGAAATCCCGAATATGAACGTGAACCCGATGGGAGGAAATCAGGTCAGTTTCCGCGGATTAACCACGTCAATTTTCACAAATAACAACCCGGTGGTCATCTACATAGACGGCGTTCCGACCTCTTCTCGATATGGTTTCGATGCCTCTCTGGCAAACGTCGAACGAGTCGAGGTTCTACGCGGCCCTCAAGGAACGCTGTATGGTAAAGATGCCATCGGTGCCGTCATCAACATCGTCACCAAAGAACCGGATAACGCTTGGCATGGCAAGCTGGGCATGGAAGCCGGAAGCCAGAACCGGCGCAGCGCCATCTTCGATACCAGCGGCGCGCTGATCAAAGACCGTTTGTACCTGGGCTTAAACGGCCTGTTAAGTGCCGATGACGGTTGGATTGAAAACACCCAGCCAGGGATGCCGAAGCACGCCAATACCGACGAACAGCAAAAATTCGGTGCCTACCTTCTGTACAAGCCCAGCGAACGCCTGAAAGCGAAATTAAATATCATCCATGAAGAAACCGAAAACCACTGGTGGGACGGCTATGCGTTACCCGGCGGCTCCGGGGTTTCCGATTTCCATCGGGATAACGCCGAAAAAATTGCTTTTGACGTCCCTCAAATCGAACAAGGCACCACCGACGCGCAGAGCCTGAATATCGGCTATGAATTCGACCACCTCAATCTGGAATCCACAACCGTACACAAAAACTTTGTTCTGGATGGCGTTTACGACTCCGATTTCGGCACCGATTCTTCTTATGCGGGACTCAGACAATTAAACGATAACGAAACGGAAACCTTATCGCAGGAATTCCGGTTCAGCAGCAAAAATTCGATCGGAATGCGCTGGGTATCCGGTCTGTATCTTGAAGATGAAGAACGTACCCAGGCGCCTTACGGCATGGAATTTCCAGGAGGAGACGGCTACAACTACTTGATGAATGCCGAATCGGTGACGAACAGTACTACTCAAGCGGCTTTCGGACAATTGATTCTACCCGTCGCCGAAAATCTGGAACTGACACTTGGAGGACGTTTACAGCGCATTGAAAAAGAGATTGACCTGCAGATGTATTATCTGCCAGTCGGTACAAGCGGCCCGGCCATGTACACTCTTGAAGACAAAAAAACCTGGGACGCATTCCTGCCAAAAGTCGCCTTGAGCTACAAGCTGGCCCCTTCCTGGACAACTTACGCATCTTACTCAAAAGGCTATATGCCCGGCGGTTACAACTATTTTTCTACTCAGGGCAACGCTGATGAAAACAGCTTTGAGCCGCAAACTTCCAACAATTACGAAATCGGAATCAAAGGCCAGTTTGAAGACCTAAGCTTATCGGCCAATATTTTTCACATGGATATAGAAGACATTCACGTCTACAAAGCCATCGGAACCACCTACCTGACCGATAACGCCGAAAAAGCCCATTCGCAGGGAATCGAACTGGAAGCCAACTGGTATGCGACCCAAAACCTGCAATTCAGTGCGACCTTAGGTTTTATCAATGCCAAATACGACAAATATAACAACGGCTATACCGATTTCGAAGGCCGCAATATTATTGAGACGCCATCCCAGACAGCCCGTTTCGGCATTGCCTATACCTCGCCGGAAAATTGGTATGCTCGAATGGACGTCGCCAACCAGGGCAGCCTCTATTATTACGACGATGCCAATAAAAAAATGGTCAAACGGAAAGGCTATACCACCGTTGATCTTCGAGCAGGCTACCGTCTGACCGATTGGGAAATCTATGCCTTTGCCAAGAATCTGACCGACGAAGAATATATCACCGGATACATGTCCTCATCCTCTACTTCGGTTGCAACTTTCGGAGATCCGAGAACCTTCGGATTGGGCGCTCACTACCACTTCTAAGTACGCATGCGATTCACGGCAGAATTTCTGCCGAGTCGCTTTTTTTTCTGACTCAAAAAGGTAATCCACTATGGTGATCACATCCAAGCCCTGGACGCGAAACTGCTCAACCGCAGCACAGATCCGGCACGCACATGACTTTGGTCAAGGCCAACTGCAAAAAGCCGAAAAACGTGCCTGGGCGGTGGCGCTTTTAACGCTGGTGGTGATGTTTGTTGAAATCGGCGCCGGCCTGATGACCGGTTCCATGGCTTTGTTGGCCGACGGCATCCACATGGGCGGTCACGCCATCGCCTTAGGATTGGCAGCGGCAGCTTATTATCTGGCACGGCGCTATTCGCAAGACCGTCGTCTCAGTTTCGGCAGCGGAAAAATCAAAGACCTGGCCGCTTATACCAGTGCATTATTCCTGGCGTTGTCTTCCATCTGGCTGGTTGTTGAGTCGATTCATCGATTACTTAACCCGGAAACGCTTTATGCCTTGGAAGCGATGATTGTCGCGGTAATCGGTCTGGTGGTCAACGGCTTGTCCATTCTGCTGTTGGCCGGCGCGCATGACCATGACCATCACCATCATGGTCACGACCACGGGCATCATCATGGCCACGCCCATTCGCACAGTCATTCACATGATCACGCACACGACCATCATCACACCCCTCATCATAATCACGACCACGGTCACGATAATAATATGAAAGCCGCACTGTTTCATGTCATGGCCGATGCCATCACCTCGGTCGCGGCCATTGTCGGCCTGGCCGCAGCCTGGATGTGGGGCTGGAATTGGTTGGATCCCGTCATTGCACTGGTCGCGGCCGTTTTGATTATTCGCTGGTCTTGGGGCTTGATGAAAAATACCGGTGCCATTTTACTGGACGCCGAAGCCCCTGCCGATTTGCGTGCGCAAATCCAACAGCGTCTGCAATCCGTCGGTCAAACCGAAATCACCGACCTGCACCTATGGGCCGTCGGACAGGGCTCCTGGACATTGGTTGCCTCGGTAGTGACACACCAAGCCTTATCGCCCAATGCTTTCAAAGCCGCACTCGACGATATCCCCAGTCTTTACCACCCGATCATTGAAGTGCATCGATGCGATGATTGCTCATCCGACGGGGAACAATAATATGCAACCCGATACCCTAACCCTTCCGGCTGAAAAAACCAGTCTGCAAAACTGGTTTCTGCTGACCAGTCTGTACATCACACAATACCTGCCGCTTGGTTTCTTTTTCGTCGCCTTGATTGCCATTTTGCGCCAGCAGGGTACACCACTGGAACAACTCAGTCTGATTTATTTCATCGGTATGTTTTGGGTATTTAAATTCTTGTGGGCACCGCTGGTCGACAAGTTCAACTTCGGGCGTATCGGTCACTATCGCGGCTGGCTGCTACTGATGCAAATCAGCGTTGTCATCACGCTATACGGTCTCAGCCAACTGAATATCGCTGACGATTTTGAATTCATTTTTCTGTTATGCATGCTGATTGGCTTGCTTTCGGCCACTCAGGATGTCGCCGCCGATGCCTTGGTGTATCGCCTGGTTCCGGGACACGAACGCGGCATCGGCAACAGTATCCAAATCGGCGGCGCCATGATCGGCAACCTGTTTGGTGCCGGCGCTATCTTGATGCTGTACCCGACGATTGGCTGGGAAGGTTGCGTTTATCTGCTGATGATCGGGGTTCTGCTCTCCATTGTTTTATTACTGCGCTTTAAAGAACCGAAATTCACCTTTGAACACCCTTCTATCGGCCAATCGATGAAACGGTTGGCCACCTTCTGGAAACGCCCGAAAGGTGCGCACTGGTTTGCGATTCTCATGGTCTATCCGCTCGGCGTCAGTCTGGCATACGGCTTGATTACGCCCATGCTTGTGGATGCGAAATGGGGCTTGGACAGCATTGGGTTTGTCGTCAATGTCATCGGTTCGGCGGTCGGTATTTTGGGCGCAGTTTCCGCCGGCTGGTTGATTAAACGTTATGGCAGAAAAAACACCATTCGCCTGACAGTACTTTTTCAACTGCCGGGTATCTTGCTGTTATTGCTGGTCACCCAGGGATTTACCGACCAAGTCACCGTGGCGTTGGTGATTGCCGCCTATTTCCTCGGTTACACCCCGGTCAGCGCAGTGCTTTATACCCTGATGATGGATCATTCTTCCGATGATAGCCCGGCCACCGACTTTGCCCTGCAATACAGCATTTACAGTGCCGTCGGTTTTATTGCGGCGGGGCTTGCTACCGCGCTGGCCGGTCAGGTTGGCTATATGCCGATTGTCCTTTTGGCGGCTTCGACCGTGTTTGTCGCAGCCTACGTCACTTTCAAATATCCTTTTAAGGAGTATTAACATGCCTAATCCGCAACGGGATATCATTACCCGTAAACCGGGGCTTTGGGGCGTCATGGCGCCTGTAAAAGGCCGAATCAATTTTGCCATTTTTTTAGGTGCCCTGAGCAGCTTGCTGGTGCTGGCCGCGCTGGTCAGCCTGGCGTGGGTCATAGACAGCTTACTCAAAGAAGACGCTCAAGTCTGGATGTGGGTGGGATTAGCACTGTTGTTTACCATTTTAGGCTTATCCACCAAATTGGCCGCCTTTACACTCTCTCACTTGGCCGCCTTTAAACTGGAAACCATTTTAAGAACGACGATGGCCGAACATCTGGCTCGCTTACCTTTGGGCTTTTTGATTCAAAACGGTTCCGGCGCCTTAACCAAAGTCATGCAAGACGATGTCAAAGCACTGCATGCATTTGTCGCCGACAGCACGCCCTTCTACGGTCGCTCAACCGCCATGCCGTTGGTCACTTTTGTTTTGCTCTTCCTCATTGATTGGCGCCTGGCGCTGGTGGCGACCGCCGTTCTGATCCTCGGGGTTGCGGTAATGAGTCTGGCGATGAAAGATCACAAAGCCTTGGCGGATCAATACGATGCCGAGCGCGAAAGAATCAACAACACCGTTATCGAATTTGTTCAGGCGATGCCGGTGGTTCGCACCTTTGACGACGGCACCGCGTCGTTCGGACGCTACGAAAAAGCCTTGGACGCTTTCCGGGAAATTTTCGCCAGATGGATGCAACAATCCGGCACTGCCGCCAAAGCGGCGATGGTGGTCTTAAGCCCGCTACCGACGTTGATTGCCCTCTTTGTGGCCGGCGGCCTGCTGTACGCCAACGGGCAAATCGAATTTTCTACCTGGCTGGCAATCCTGCTGATCGGAAGCGGCATGGCCGAATCGATTATGCCGTTGATGTGGTTGAATCACTTTATCCGCAAAGCGCAGGCGAGCGCCCTGCGGATTCAGGAACTGTTAAAACAGCCAGGCCTGGTGCTTTCTGACACCCCGAAATCACCGCAAGACGCTTCGGTCAGTTTCGATCACGTCAGCTTCAATTACGGCATTCGCAGTCAAAACGCCTTGCAGGATACCAGCTTTGAAGTGCCCTCCGGTACGGTCACCGCATTAGTCGGGCCATCCGGCGCAGGCAAAAGCACCGCCGCCAAGCTGATTCCGCGTTTTTGGGACGTGACATCGGGTGCCATTCGTGTCGGTGGCGTCGATGTCCGCGACATCGAACCGGAAGTCTTAATGGAACACGTTTCTTTCGTTTTTCAGGACACCTTCCTGTTCCACGATACATTGGCCAACAATATCTCTCTCGGTTTACCGAATGCGACCCGAGAGGAAATCGAAGCGGCAGCCAAAGCCGCACAGGCACACGATTTTATTCAGCAACTTCCGCAGGGTTACGACACCATCGCCGGTGATCGCGGCACCCGTTTGTCGGGCGGTCAACGCCAGCGCATCACCATTGCCCGCGCCATTCTGCAAAATCGTCCGATTGTGGTGCTGGATGAAGCAACGGCTTTTGCCGACCCGGAAAACGAAGCCGCTTTGATTCAAGCCTTAGCCAACCTGATGCAGGGGCGCACCGTGATTATCATCGCGCACCGACTCGCCACCATCAAAGATGCCGACCAAATCGTGGTTTTCGACCAAGGTAAGGTCGCCGAAAAAGGCCAGCATCAGCAACTGGTGGATGCCGATGGCGTCTACGCACGTTTGTGGCGCAATTACGAGAAGGCACAAGGCTGGTCTTTAGGTTCCGCAGCAGACAACGCATCCCAATCTCTTCAACAGGAGGCATCTTGATGGCCAGTCACCCGCAAACACAGACAATGCAGAGCATTCCGTCTTTGGCGCAATCTTATCGCCGTATGTTACAGGCCGCCGGCGACGAAGCCCCGGCTTTGCGCCGCTCGTTTCAATACACCGTCCTGTCCTCAGTGATGCAGGGCTTGGCGTTCGCCAGCCTCTACCCGTTAATGGAAGTGCTGTTAAGCCAACCTTTCGATCTTAACCAACTGTGGTTCTGGCTAGGGTTACTGGGACTGTTTGCGCTACTGGACTGGGTTTTCCGCTGGAAAGCACACGAATTCGGTTATTCGGAAAAACTCGCCAATGTCACACACGAAATGCGCGTCAAACTGGGGCTGCACCTGCGCAACATGCCGCTGCAATCGCTCTACAAAAGCCGCACCGGAGAATTGTCCACCGTCATTGCCGGTAATGTCGATGAAATCATCACCCCGATGGGCAACGTCTCGGAAATGTTTATCCGCGGTCTGGTGGTGCCAATCGTGGTTGTGATAGCCACCGCCTTTATCAATTGGCAGCTGGCGCTTGCCCTCTTGTTGATTTTTCCGATGATGATTCCGATCTATCGCTGGATTCGCAAAGCCAAAGGTCGCAGCATGCGTGAATTGGCCAATGCCCATGCAGACACCGCTTCGGAAATTGTCGAATACGTTCAAGGGTTGCCGGTACTGCGCGCCGCCAATGCCACCGGCGGCAAATCCGAACGCTTGCAGACCTCTTTGGCGCACTTGCAACGCATTCAGGAAAAAAGTCAGCTCAAAAGCGTGATGCCGAACCTTCTGCTGTGGACTTGGATCGAAGGCGGCATCATCCTGGTGCTTGCCATTGGCGTTTATTTCATTCTGGGCGGTGCTTTTTCCATTGCGGCACTGGCGGCACTGTTAATTATCAGTGTGCGTTTATCGGAATCGGTTGCAATTTTAACCAATGTCACGTCGGTGCTGGATTTTATGGAAGCCGGTTTCGAAAAAATCGAAAAGTTTCTGGCCATCCAGTCTTTGGCGGTACAGCAACCGAAGCAAACGCCAAAGCATTTCGATATTGCATTTAAAGAGTTAACGTTCGGTTACTCGGAAAGCGACACGCCGGAATTGAGTCGCATTAACCTGACATTACCGGAAAGAAGCATGACCGCACTGGTTGGCCCGTCCGGTTCCGGAAAAACCACTCTGACGCGCATGATCATGCGCTATGCGGATCCTCAACAAGGGCAAGTTACAATCGGCGGCATCGATATTCGCGCGATGTCGCAAGAAGCTTTAATGAGCCATATTTCGGTGGTTTTTCAAGATATTTATCTGTTT
The nucleotide sequence above comes from Thiomicrorhabdus sp.. Encoded proteins:
- a CDS encoding ABC transporter ATP-binding protein, yielding MASHPQTQTMQSIPSLAQSYRRMLQAAGDEAPALRRSFQYTVLSSVMQGLAFASLYPLMEVLLSQPFDLNQLWFWLGLLGLFALLDWVFRWKAHEFGYSEKLANVTHEMRVKLGLHLRNMPLQSLYKSRTGELSTVIAGNVDEIITPMGNVSEMFIRGLVVPIVVVIATAFINWQLALALLLIFPMMIPIYRWIRKAKGRSMRELANAHADTASEIVEYVQGLPVLRAANATGGKSERLQTSLAHLQRIQEKSQLKSVMPNLLLWTWIEGGIILVLAIGVYFILGGAFSIAALAALLIISVRLSESVAILTNVTSVLDFMEAGFEKIEKFLAIQSLAVQQPKQTPKHFDIAFKELTFGYSESDTPELSRINLTLPERSMTALVGPSGSGKTTLTRMIMRYADPQQGQVTIGGIDIRAMSQEALMSHISVVFQDIYLFDDTVLNNIRMGKPNATDAEVEAAARSAHCHEFISRLPHGYRTQIGDIGGTLSGGERQRISIARAILKDAPIVMLDEPTAALDTESELAVQQAIDELVKNRTVIVIAHRLSTIVGADQIVVLEEGQIVQSGKHAELIEQSGRYQAMWRAQQGVKNWHLQADSLKGDAFEK